In a single window of the uncultured Pseudodesulfovibrio sp. genome:
- a CDS encoding transporter substrate-binding domain-containing protein, producing the protein MNKVFKTLAVALVVIATMAVNAQAKDLLERIKDRGEIVVATEARFAPFEFVKDGQIVGYGNSILKEVLKDLPGVKLKLLDLPFQGLLAGLDAKRYDFVAASLTITKARDAKYAFTMPFSTAAVTYVKRTGDDSIKSAEDLVGKKVGIQAGAAPYFSAVEGLENDVLKPKFGKGVGKLVEFIGNDEAYAALASHRVDAVVNSLPNLAPLVKERPETFSIGLPPFGPATYFAWVGRKDEDSASLVKFISDGIVKLNKSGKMAELQKKWFGFTMDVPADSFPTPNF; encoded by the coding sequence GTGAACAAAGTATTCAAGACTCTGGCCGTAGCCCTGGTCGTTATCGCGACCATGGCGGTCAACGCCCAGGCAAAGGATTTGTTGGAACGGATCAAGGATCGCGGCGAGATCGTCGTGGCCACCGAGGCCCGTTTTGCCCCGTTCGAGTTCGTCAAGGACGGCCAGATCGTCGGCTACGGCAACAGCATTCTCAAGGAAGTGCTCAAGGACCTGCCCGGCGTGAAGCTGAAGCTGCTTGATCTGCCTTTCCAGGGACTGCTGGCCGGCCTGGACGCCAAACGCTACGACTTCGTGGCCGCGTCCCTGACCATCACCAAGGCCCGCGACGCCAAGTACGCATTCACCATGCCCTTTTCCACCGCTGCTGTGACCTACGTCAAACGCACCGGTGACGACTCCATCAAGTCCGCCGAAGACCTGGTCGGCAAGAAGGTCGGCATCCAGGCCGGTGCCGCCCCCTACTTCAGCGCCGTGGAAGGCCTGGAAAACGACGTGCTCAAGCCCAAGTTCGGCAAGGGCGTCGGCAAGCTGGTGGAATTCATCGGCAATGACGAAGCCTACGCGGCCCTGGCCTCCCACCGAGTGGACGCCGTGGTCAACAGCCTTCCCAACCTGGCCCCGCTGGTCAAGGAACGGCCCGAGACCTTCTCCATCGGACTGCCGCCTTTCGGCCCGGCCACCTACTTCGCCTGGGTAGGCCGCAAGGATGAAGACAGCGCCTCTCTGGTCAAGTTCATCAGCGACGGCATCGTCAAGCTGAACAAGAGCGGCAAGATGGCCGAGCTGCAGAAAAAATGGTTCGGCTTCACCATGGACGTTCCGGCTGACTCGTTCCCGACTCCGAACTTCTAG
- a CDS encoding amino acid ABC transporter permease, protein MFDFSIITQYYPLFLKGMLNTVLICTAGLALGMVWGLALYSIGSSRLTLLRALYRSYVNIFRGTPLLVQLFLLFYGGPYFGLDLSAIATGILGLTLYGAAYFAEIFRAGFQNIPAGQLEAAQDLGMTPLQIMLHVQIPQMLTLIIPSVINQTILIIKESAILSIITVPEVTTAAVKISTETFSIVEPYVVLAGAYWLIVTAVSRGGQLWERRQMRYISR, encoded by the coding sequence ATGTTCGATTTTTCCATCATCACACAGTACTATCCGCTGTTCCTCAAGGGAATGCTGAACACCGTGCTCATCTGCACGGCGGGCCTCGCCCTCGGCATGGTCTGGGGTCTGGCGCTGTATTCCATCGGCAGCTCCCGTCTTACGCTCCTGCGCGCCCTGTACCGGAGCTACGTCAACATCTTCCGGGGCACGCCGCTGCTGGTCCAACTCTTTCTGCTCTTCTACGGGGGCCCCTATTTCGGCCTGGACCTCTCGGCCATCGCCACCGGCATCCTCGGCCTGACCCTCTACGGGGCGGCCTACTTCGCCGAGATATTCCGCGCCGGTTTCCAGAACATCCCGGCAGGCCAGCTCGAAGCCGCCCAGGACCTCGGCATGACTCCGCTGCAGATCATGCTCCACGTCCAGATCCCCCAGATGCTGACGCTGATCATCCCCTCGGTCATCAACCAGACCATCCTGATCATCAAGGAGTCCGCGATCCTGTCGATCATCACCGTGCCGGAGGTGACCACCGCCGCGGTGAAGATCTCCACCGAGACCTTTTCCATCGTCGAACCGTACGTCGTACTTGCCGGGGCGTACTGGCTCATCGTCACCGCCGTCTCCAGAGGCGGCCAACTCTGGGAGCGCCGCCAGATGCGCTATATCTCCAGATAA
- a CDS encoding 7TM diverse intracellular signaling domain-containing protein — translation MRRPLGSLLLALAVLALSGCVLGLHGSGPRAKDGVFDLRGPELAEGRVVALDGEWEFYWNRLLTPDDFHGSGESPETSGFFSLPGPWRGHRLGDEKLGSTGQATYRLRLLTDRSSGRLTLRLFDIHEAYRLWADGKLIAQSGVPGRSAATERPARTLKLVEIPLEGHPVELILQVSNYHFRMGGVTEPMLVALPGPLEMTQTRSWGISLFFAGCILVVGLYHLGLYYWRRQDAAPLYFGLYCLLAVGYSVTSNSSGWVISTLLPGWNPASMEIFSLSCFVCWASLLYRFLKTIFPNEFHTIPVYFLDGRIAVFTLLILFAPGLPLYWFIALCLVQTFIYAGYYIHRVALCVRRKRTGSGILLAGLLTQFIAGINDPLVHMGLLKSVYLVEPAVFLFIFSQALVLSKRFSKAFGAVERLSVELAQNNVSLQTEMEERNRLEKKVVSIAEEERRQLSHELHDSLCQQLTGARLRATALSHAHIGDKDGPELAELAEELKSSTRDAYKIARGLWPVEHGQTGPSLENLARSIAKATGVNITFERHCRCKECLNENITPLYRIAQEALTNAAKHAAARNIRVQLDCCSGDTVTLIVSDDGVGRHSSPGGEEGGLGMSIMHHRAKIIGARLSIDAGLLGGTQVTCTAPCVQSTKTNSGEAHD, via the coding sequence ATGAGACGTCCCCTCGGAAGCCTTCTCCTGGCGCTGGCCGTGTTGGCCCTTTCCGGATGCGTGCTCGGTCTGCACGGATCGGGACCCCGTGCGAAGGACGGGGTGTTCGATCTGCGCGGCCCTGAACTGGCCGAGGGGCGGGTTGTTGCCCTGGACGGTGAGTGGGAATTCTACTGGAACCGGCTGCTGACGCCGGACGACTTTCACGGAAGCGGGGAATCACCTGAGACATCGGGTTTCTTTTCCCTGCCCGGACCATGGCGGGGACACCGCCTTGGAGACGAAAAGCTCGGCAGCACCGGGCAGGCCACGTACCGGCTTCGTCTGCTGACGGACAGGTCCTCCGGGCGATTGACCCTACGTCTCTTCGACATCCATGAAGCCTACAGGCTCTGGGCGGATGGCAAGCTGATCGCTCAAAGTGGCGTGCCGGGAAGATCGGCTGCAACAGAGAGGCCCGCACGCACTCTGAAGCTGGTGGAGATCCCCCTTGAGGGACACCCCGTCGAACTGATTCTGCAGGTTTCCAACTACCACTTCCGCATGGGGGGTGTGACCGAACCCATGCTCGTTGCTCTTCCCGGCCCGTTGGAGATGACCCAAACCCGCAGTTGGGGCATTTCGTTGTTTTTTGCCGGCTGCATACTGGTGGTGGGTTTGTACCACCTGGGTTTGTATTACTGGCGCAGGCAGGATGCCGCTCCCCTGTATTTTGGTCTGTATTGTCTGCTGGCAGTCGGCTACAGCGTGACCTCCAACTCTTCCGGTTGGGTCATCTCGACCTTGCTACCCGGCTGGAACCCGGCATCCATGGAAATCTTCTCCCTGTCATGCTTCGTGTGCTGGGCGTCCTTGCTCTACCGCTTTTTAAAAACCATCTTTCCAAATGAATTCCACACAATTCCGGTCTATTTTCTCGATGGAAGAATCGCTGTCTTCACCCTTCTGATACTCTTCGCCCCCGGCCTTCCCCTATACTGGTTCATTGCCCTGTGCCTGGTGCAGACCTTCATTTACGCCGGGTACTATATTCACAGGGTGGCCTTGTGTGTGCGGCGCAAGCGCACCGGCTCCGGGATCCTGTTGGCCGGTCTGCTCACCCAGTTCATTGCGGGTATCAACGACCCGCTCGTGCATATGGGTTTGCTCAAATCGGTCTATCTGGTCGAACCGGCCGTTTTTCTGTTCATTTTTTCCCAGGCTTTGGTCCTGTCCAAACGCTTTTCCAAGGCGTTCGGCGCGGTTGAGCGTCTCTCCGTAGAACTGGCACAAAACAATGTGTCTTTGCAGACGGAGATGGAAGAACGGAACAGATTGGAAAAGAAAGTTGTCAGCATTGCCGAGGAGGAACGCCGCCAACTGAGCCACGAGTTGCACGACAGCCTTTGCCAGCAGCTGACCGGCGCACGACTGCGCGCCACGGCGCTGTCGCACGCACACATCGGAGACAAGGACGGCCCCGAGTTGGCCGAACTTGCGGAGGAACTGAAGTCGTCTACGCGTGACGCCTACAAGATCGCCCGGGGTCTATGGCCTGTGGAGCATGGGCAGACCGGACCTTCTCTGGAAAATTTGGCCCGCAGTATCGCCAAGGCCACCGGCGTGAACATAACCTTTGAAAGGCACTGCCGTTGTAAGGAGTGCCTCAACGAAAACATTACGCCCTTGTACCGCATAGCCCAGGAGGCGTTGACCAACGCGGCCAAGCACGCGGCCGCGCGGAATATTCGTGTCCAGCTTGACTGCTGTAGCGGGGATACCGTCACCCTGATCGTTTCCGACGATGGCGTTGGGCGGCATTCATCCCCCGGCGGGGAGGAAGGTGGGCTTGGCATGAGCATAATGCACCACAGGGCCAAGATCATCGGGGCCCGGTTGAGCATAGACGCGGGGCTGCTCGGAGGCACGCAAGTGACCTGCACCGCCCCATGCGTCCAATCAACCAAGACGAACAGCGGGGAAGCCCATGACTAA
- a CDS encoding response regulator transcription factor — protein sequence MTNNASALNFILIDDHPAIRKGLGILLGTRGHSVLYEAAGKAEAQAILKVREFDVALLDLTLQDGSGLDLLPDLEGLNIAALVYSMHEDAELLHRAFRCGALGYVSKQEDADVLFEAIDSIVAGKRYISPRVAQCLEEDRGEERLEDSLSDREMEIFTLMGKGFGNTEIADQLGLSRRTVETYCNRMVRKFDFDGRKELRKFAISAL from the coding sequence ATGACTAATAACGCGTCCGCTCTCAATTTCATCCTGATCGACGACCACCCGGCCATACGAAAGGGGCTCGGCATATTGTTGGGCACCCGCGGTCACAGCGTCCTTTACGAAGCCGCAGGCAAGGCCGAGGCTCAGGCTATACTGAAGGTACGCGAGTTCGACGTCGCGCTTCTCGATCTGACGCTTCAAGACGGCAGCGGCCTGGATCTGCTCCCGGATCTCGAAGGCCTCAATATCGCGGCATTGGTCTATTCGATGCACGAGGATGCTGAACTCCTCCATCGCGCTTTCCGATGCGGGGCGCTCGGCTATGTATCCAAGCAGGAGGATGCCGACGTCCTTTTCGAAGCCATCGATTCTATCGTGGCCGGGAAAAGATACATCAGTCCTCGTGTCGCCCAATGCCTTGAGGAAGACCGGGGAGAGGAACGGCTGGAAGACTCCCTGAGCGACCGGGAGATGGAAATCTTTACCCTGATGGGCAAAGGGTTCGGGAACACCGAAATCGCTGATCAGTTGGGGTTGAGTCGTCGGACGGTGGAAACCTATTGCAACCGTATGGTCCGGAAATTCGACTTCGACGGCAGAAAGGAATTACGCAAATTCGCGATATCAGCATTGTAA
- a CDS encoding aminopeptidase P family protein → MNSATSIHSLPAFLEIKNGSKVKRTFSSSEMLRRIDALRRFMAETGVDAILLTSMHNVHYYSDFLYCAFGRDFGLVVTQRSSTTISPAIDFGQPYRRSFGDNLVYTDPGDENFFQAVSHLLGQSRTIGIEFDHVTVESLEKLKAACPKARFLDVGNHVMRTRQIKSQEEIELIRTGAKIAVKGAEAACRAIADGVPEHEAAQASTNAMIIEIACHLPHLELRDTWTWLQSGIHTDGPHNPVTSRRIRRGDLLCMSCFPMIAGYNVALGRTLSMGVPSERGLKIWECNQAVRRKGLELIRPGARCCDIAAELDALYAEAGLLEHRGPDHGRSFGIVNRYYGRETGIELRADVTAELRSGMVVSLEPSVVIPQQMEGAGGYREQDLLVVTENGAENMTDFPAGPEHHILGASHGRRSSATA, encoded by the coding sequence ATGAACAGCGCAACATCAATCCACTCTCTCCCGGCATTCCTGGAGATCAAGAACGGCAGCAAGGTCAAACGAACCTTCTCCAGTTCCGAGATGCTCCGCAGGATCGATGCCCTGCGCCGTTTCATGGCGGAGACCGGCGTGGACGCCATTCTGTTAACGTCCATGCACAACGTGCACTACTACAGCGACTTTCTCTACTGCGCCTTTGGCCGTGACTTCGGCCTCGTCGTCACCCAGCGCAGTTCCACGACCATCAGCCCGGCCATCGATTTCGGTCAGCCCTACCGCCGCAGCTTCGGAGACAACCTCGTATATACCGATCCTGGCGACGAAAATTTCTTTCAGGCGGTCAGTCACCTGCTGGGGCAAAGCCGCACTATCGGCATCGAGTTCGACCATGTCACTGTGGAGAGCCTGGAAAAGCTGAAGGCCGCATGTCCCAAGGCGCGTTTCCTTGATGTCGGCAACCACGTCATGCGCACCCGACAGATCAAATCTCAAGAGGAAATCGAACTGATCCGCACCGGCGCGAAGATCGCGGTCAAAGGCGCCGAGGCGGCCTGCAGGGCCATCGCCGATGGCGTTCCGGAGCATGAAGCGGCCCAGGCGTCCACCAATGCCATGATCATCGAGATCGCCTGCCATCTGCCCCATCTGGAACTGCGGGACACCTGGACCTGGCTGCAATCCGGCATCCACACCGACGGACCTCACAATCCGGTGACCAGCCGGAGAATCAGGCGGGGCGATCTCTTGTGCATGAGCTGTTTCCCCATGATCGCGGGCTACAACGTGGCGCTGGGACGGACTCTTTCCATGGGCGTTCCCTCGGAGCGGGGTCTGAAAATTTGGGAATGCAATCAGGCCGTCCGCCGGAAGGGGCTGGAGCTGATCCGCCCGGGTGCCCGCTGCTGCGACATCGCGGCCGAGCTTGACGCCCTGTATGCCGAGGCCGGGCTGCTCGAACACCGCGGTCCGGACCATGGGCGGTCGTTCGGGATCGTCAACCGCTACTACGGCAGGGAGACCGGAATCGAACTGCGGGCGGACGTTACCGCCGAACTGCGCAGCGGCATGGTCGTTTCCCTGGAGCCTTCCGTGGTTATTCCGCAGCAGATGGAAGGCGCGGGCGGCTACCGCGAACAGGACCTGCTCGTGGTCACGGAGAACGGGGCCGAAAACATGACAGATTTTCCGGCCGGGCCGGAACACCATATTTTGGGAGCGTCGCACGGGCGGCGGTCCTCGGCAACGGCTTGA
- a CDS encoding LysR substrate-binding domain-containing protein, which yields MKQLPNLDSLRFFAISAKHLNLTRAAKEMGISQSAMSQQIGRLEEAVGFKLFHRQARGLTLTGKGERLLDAVRDGLGRIEHTLRELDDTSPREVMTVRTLPSIALRWLMPRVKKFREFAPELSFRVEAEIALPDFLNDGVDVAIIYGKTDHPEWDQTFLFNDAIIPVCSPSFLEEHPINTPADLEGKHLMHDSVPHGIYSTNWDDWFARLGMSPPKYGQGLSFSTAYMVSQSAIIGQGVALTRFSLVADELQDGSLVRLFDHVIIEDGFYVACPKSSLKRIAIQRFYEWILQESAIFKERMRF from the coding sequence ATGAAGCAACTGCCCAACCTCGACAGCCTCAGGTTCTTCGCCATCTCGGCCAAGCACCTCAACCTCACCCGGGCTGCGAAGGAAATGGGCATCTCCCAGAGCGCCATGAGCCAGCAGATCGGCAGGCTGGAAGAGGCGGTCGGCTTCAAACTCTTCCACCGCCAGGCCCGTGGGCTGACCCTGACAGGCAAAGGCGAACGACTGCTCGACGCGGTCCGCGACGGATTGGGACGCATCGAGCACACCCTGCGGGAGCTCGACGACACCAGCCCGCGCGAGGTCATGACTGTCCGCACTCTGCCGTCCATCGCCCTGCGCTGGCTCATGCCCAGGGTCAAGAAATTCCGCGAGTTCGCCCCGGAACTCAGCTTCCGGGTTGAGGCGGAGATAGCCCTGCCCGACTTTCTCAATGACGGCGTCGACGTGGCCATCATCTACGGCAAGACGGACCACCCCGAATGGGACCAGACCTTTCTGTTCAATGACGCGATCATCCCTGTCTGCTCGCCGTCCTTTCTCGAGGAACACCCCATCAACACCCCGGCCGACCTCGAAGGCAAGCACCTGATGCACGACTCCGTTCCCCACGGAATCTACAGCACCAACTGGGACGACTGGTTCGCCCGGCTGGGCATGAGCCCGCCCAAGTACGGGCAGGGACTCTCCTTCAGCACCGCCTACATGGTCAGCCAGAGCGCCATCATCGGACAGGGCGTGGCCCTGACGCGCTTCTCTCTGGTGGCGGACGAACTTCAGGACGGCAGCCTGGTCCGGCTGTTCGACCACGTGATCATCGAGGACGGCTTCTACGTGGCCTGCCCGAAGTCCTCCCTCAAACGCATCGCCATCCAACGCTTCTACGAGTGGATTCTCCAGGAGTCCGCCATTTTCAAGGAACGCATGCGCTTCTAG
- a CDS encoding amino acid ABC transporter ATP-binding protein produces the protein MPTTDNTAVSLINLWKSFGEHTVLKGVDLTVKNGQVVCLIGGSGSGKSTMLRCINGLESFDDGKIAIAGQMFSATGQEKIAHHRLDSARQSALKRICMVFQQFNLWPHMTVLKNVMAPLQLVKKMGRKEAEARALIVLDKVGMVDKKDMYPGSLSGGQQQRVAIARSLGMEPSIMLFDEPTSALDPELVGEVLGVMRELAKEGMTMVVVTHEMGFASQVADKVVFLADGRIEESGAPDQLFGQPKSEKLTAFLKTWSERNGTLN, from the coding sequence ATGCCTACTACCGACAATACCGCAGTCAGCCTCATCAACCTTTGGAAATCGTTTGGCGAGCACACCGTCCTCAAGGGCGTGGACCTGACCGTCAAGAACGGCCAGGTGGTCTGCCTCATCGGCGGATCCGGCTCCGGCAAATCCACCATGCTCCGCTGCATCAACGGGCTGGAGTCCTTTGACGACGGCAAGATAGCCATCGCAGGCCAGATGTTCAGCGCCACCGGGCAGGAAAAGATCGCGCACCACCGCCTGGATTCGGCGCGCCAGTCCGCCCTGAAAAGGATCTGCATGGTCTTCCAGCAGTTCAACCTGTGGCCGCACATGACCGTGCTCAAAAACGTCATGGCCCCTCTGCAACTGGTCAAGAAGATGGGCAGAAAGGAGGCCGAAGCACGTGCTCTGATCGTCCTGGACAAGGTCGGCATGGTGGACAAGAAGGACATGTACCCCGGCAGTCTTTCCGGCGGGCAGCAGCAGCGGGTGGCCATCGCCCGGTCCCTGGGCATGGAACCGTCGATCATGCTTTTTGACGAGCCGACCTCGGCCCTGGATCCCGAGCTGGTCGGCGAGGTCCTGGGCGTCATGCGCGAGCTTGCTAAGGAAGGAATGACGATGGTAGTCGTAACTCATGAAATGGGCTTCGCCTCCCAGGTGGCCGACAAGGTCGTCTTCCTGGCCGACGGCCGGATCGAGGAAAGCGGCGCCCCCGACCAACTGTTCGGCCAGCCCAAGAGCGAAAAACTCACGGCATTTCTCAAGACCTGGTCCGAACGCAACGGGACTTTGAACTGA
- a CDS encoding C40 family peptidase, whose translation MKHVPQPSANGCPARNDSAPRPARACTLGRIAGPAIMMLLLLAAGGCATTSPPPPSRTAYDSAKIIRATKVVRMSDGSKVVSTARSLIGTPYKWGGRSPQTGFDCSGFIWYVFNQYGVDLPRTSRELLSVGRPVDESKIRPGDILIYSISGKGKSLHAAIATGRGTFVHSPSSGKTVSEVSMSGEYWSGRLLGARRVF comes from the coding sequence TTGAAACATGTACCTCAGCCCTCGGCCAACGGCTGTCCCGCCCGGAACGATTCCGCTCCCCGACCCGCAAGGGCCTGCACGTTGGGCCGAATCGCCGGACCGGCCATCATGATGCTCCTGCTGCTCGCGGCCGGGGGATGCGCCACGACCTCGCCCCCGCCGCCGAGCCGAACTGCCTACGATTCCGCCAAGATCATCAGGGCGACCAAGGTCGTTCGCATGTCCGACGGCTCGAAAGTCGTCAGCACCGCCCGATCCCTTATCGGAACGCCCTACAAATGGGGCGGGCGGTCTCCGCAAACCGGCTTCGACTGCTCCGGTTTCATCTGGTACGTGTTCAACCAATACGGCGTCGACCTGCCCCGTACCTCCCGGGAACTCCTCTCCGTGGGCCGTCCGGTGGACGAGTCGAAAATCCGACCCGGCGACATCCTCATTTACAGCATCAGCGGCAAGGGAAAATCCCTTCACGCGGCCATCGCGACCGGGCGCGGCACCTTTGTCCACTCCCCAAGTTCCGGCAAGACAGTAAGCGAAGTGTCCATGTCCGGCGAATACTGGAGCGGGCGACTCCTTGGGGCCAGAAGAGTCTTTTAG
- a CDS encoding amino acid ABC transporter permease, giving the protein MFDFGVILAQYPQLLKGAWQTLSLSLISILIGFVFGHLLCFGKMSERPLLKRICALYISFFRGTPLLVQLSIIFYFLPLAGINIPSVLAAVLCLSMNTAAFQAEILRGGFQALPGGQVEAARDLGFTPLQIRLHIQVPQVFRATLPALLNETIDILKNSALISTIAVTDLMRMAQTISSSTYRPVESFAVAGAIYFIMTYAIGKAGLYLERRLRIS; this is encoded by the coding sequence ATGTTCGATTTTGGCGTCATACTGGCTCAATACCCGCAGTTGCTCAAGGGAGCGTGGCAGACTCTGTCCCTCTCGCTGATCTCCATTCTGATCGGGTTCGTCTTCGGACACCTGCTGTGCTTCGGCAAGATGTCCGAACGGCCCCTGCTCAAAAGAATCTGCGCACTGTACATCAGCTTCTTCCGGGGCACTCCGCTGCTGGTCCAGTTGTCCATCATCTTCTACTTCCTCCCCCTGGCCGGCATCAACATTCCGTCCGTGTTGGCCGCGGTGCTCTGTCTTTCCATGAACACCGCGGCCTTCCAGGCGGAAATCCTTCGCGGAGGGTTCCAGGCCCTGCCCGGAGGCCAGGTCGAAGCGGCCCGGGACCTCGGCTTCACCCCTCTGCAGATCCGTCTGCACATCCAGGTGCCGCAGGTCTTCCGGGCCACCCTGCCCGCCTTGCTCAACGAGACCATCGACATCCTCAAGAATTCGGCGCTCATCTCCACCATCGCCGTGACCGACCTGATGCGTATGGCCCAGACCATTTCCTCGTCCACCTACCGGCCGGTGGAATCCTTTGCCGTGGCAGGAGCCATCTACTTCATCATGACCTACGCCATCGGCAAGGCAGGTCTGTATCTTGAACGCAGGCTCCGGATTTCCTAG
- the speB gene encoding agmatinase, protein MKKYHPVDSLQSPRFSGVSTFMRLPHVRTLEDVDFVVVGQPFDTATTFRPGCRFGPRGIREASSILKAYNPVLDVDLFEHLSGVDYGDIDIVPGYLEESHTRITEGMSPIFESGVTPVILGGDHSITLPTLRALHRHHGPVSLLHFDAHSDTSSDYFGKPYNHGTPFYWAMEEGLIDPTTSIQVGMRGHYYSKDCHDYALNKGMEIITGWELHEIGIPKAIERIRERIKGTKVFLTFDIDFMDAAYAPGTGTPEIGGFTSYEALRLVTECCLGQNMLGMDLVEVLPDLDHAQITALAAAGVIHAFLSVLAKNKAA, encoded by the coding sequence ATGAAAAAATACCATCCCGTTGACTCACTGCAATCCCCCCGGTTCTCTGGGGTTAGCACGTTCATGCGTCTGCCCCATGTGCGCACGCTGGAGGATGTGGATTTCGTCGTCGTCGGGCAACCCTTTGATACCGCCACAACATTCCGTCCGGGATGCCGTTTCGGTCCTCGGGGCATCCGTGAGGCGTCCTCTATCCTCAAGGCATACAACCCCGTGCTCGACGTGGATCTGTTCGAGCATCTCTCCGGCGTGGACTACGGCGACATAGACATCGTTCCCGGTTATCTGGAGGAGTCCCACACGAGAATCACCGAGGGCATGTCCCCGATCTTCGAGTCGGGCGTGACCCCGGTCATCCTCGGCGGCGACCACTCCATCACCCTGCCCACCCTGCGAGCCCTGCACAGGCACCACGGCCCGGTGTCCCTGCTGCACTTCGACGCCCACAGCGACACCAGCAGCGACTACTTCGGCAAGCCCTACAACCACGGCACCCCGTTCTACTGGGCCATGGAGGAAGGACTCATCGATCCCACAACCTCCATCCAGGTGGGTATGCGCGGCCATTACTACAGCAAGGACTGCCACGACTACGCCCTGAACAAGGGCATGGAGATCATCACCGGCTGGGAGCTGCACGAGATAGGCATCCCCAAGGCCATCGAGCGCATCCGTGAGCGGATCAAGGGCACCAAGGTATTCCTGACCTTCGACATCGACTTCATGGACGCGGCCTACGCGCCGGGCACCGGCACCCCGGAAATCGGCGGCTTCACCAGCTACGAGGCCCTGCGCCTGGTCACTGAATGCTGCTTGGGCCAGAACATGCTCGGCATGGATCTGGTGGAGGTGCTGCCCGATCTGGACCACGCCCAGATAACGGCCCTGGCTGCCGCTGGCGTCATCCATGCCTTCCTGTCCGTCCTGGCCAAGAACAAAGCTGCATAG